The Metarhizium brunneum chromosome 3, complete sequence DNA window GTAGAATGTATTCTTCAGACCATTCATCAAGTTCCGGAAAAGAAACTTATTATCAACCACAGGATCTGCGCCTCGATCTCTAGGGTTAGATATCTTGATAGGCACGGCGGAAAATATGTCAGTCTCATCCCAGTCGGGTCGCGTCTCCTTGTCGGCAAGATAGGGCTCTTGAGTACCGGCCTCTGCCAGATATTGTTTCGACAACTTCACAGCATTTGGGTACTGTCGGTTCATAGCAGCAAACTTATCACCAATGGCATTCAAGATCATCATGAGGTAGTGTCTTGCGTCAACTTTATTCGGCAGCTTGGCAATACActcggccatgttgagcaATAGCTTTGCGCTCATGGTTTGAAAGCTAGTGCCCGGGAAGTTGTCCTGAAGATTTCGGGTGTACACTTCGACGGTTTTGCGGATCTGCTCTGGACTCAGTGAATCTCGAACATGGTGAATAAGATCAGCCAGCATGCTGTATGCAAGTGGTCTCATAGTCTCGTAGACTGTCAGGCCATCACCAGTAAGCGTTCGTTCATCAAGAAGTTCATCAATCTTTGGCAAAAAGATTTTTCGAAAGTTGTAGTTGATGATATGTCGAATGGCAATTAGAAGTTCCTTTCTTGTACCTGACTTCTCCCGGGGGCAGTCTTTCAACAGGCGTACCACGACGTCTGGCAACGTGGGCAGGAAATCGTTTAGTTGCTGCGAGTATTGGCGCAAGAGATACGCGAGAAAGCTCATGGTCTTAACTTGTGCAGTAATGAAATCGCCATAGGCTGCTCGTTGTTCTGCCTTGATGCCCTGGCTGACACCTGTGTGAACTTGGCCCTTGGCTGCAGCCTCTGCGTGAGCTTGCTTTTGAGCGCTGGCCTCGATAAGTAGAACTCGTTTGATCAATGGCACAAACGCCTTCACATTCTGTTGTACCGTGTTGCGGTAAATCTGAAATATCGAAACGACGATGATTGGACATTCGGAAAGAACTTTAAAAGATTGCATTCCCTTGAGCAACGGCCGATTCTGCTGCTGAGGGTCGGCGCCAAGATCTGAAACTGACGCTACCGGCGAGCCGGGTCGAGGGGATTGAAAATTGGTCTGCGAGCCGCCTGGTGTTGAGGGCGCGCCAGGTTGTGACGTTGCCGTCGAGCTCGCATTGTCGAGTTGTTCCCTCACCACCTTTTCCATCTGCTCGAAGAGCTCTTGtatcaaggacaagaacTGCTGCACTTTGCCTTGTAGCACCTTGTGTTGGTGGCGCATGATATCAGACGTGATTTTGACGCAAAGAGTGGCATTTTCCTCATTGTCAGTGCGAACCAGTTGCATTAATAAATCGACGATCTCTTCGGCGTACGGTTCGAATGGTTCAACTGGAGCAGAAGAAGTGGGCAACCGGTGAAGAACTTCCAGAATACAGTGGCGCAGTTTCTACAGGACGTGTTAGGTTTCTTTGTCCATAGATCGTCATGACAGGTAGGACAAACCTGCTCTGGTGAGTTGCTTTGAAAAATGCATGGTCCGCGAaggatgttgatgaagaTTGGCATCAATCGCTTGAGAAATGGTGTGTATATCGGTCCGCTGGTGTAGTGATCCAGACTGTCACGTAATGTTGTCGCCGCCTCTAGTTTAAGTCTAGCATCTTTACACACATACGATGTTAGCAAAGCGGGATCAGGTCGATGGGCGGCGTGGGTCATGGTAGAAGCATGTCATCACCATACCTATATCTGCTGTGCTTAGTCGCTTTACGACGTCATCGATAGTGGTTCCCGACATGGCTGCATCATCGGCGTCCACGAGACGCAGCTGTTTCTTCCATGCGAAACAGGTCCAATCGTGGTGCTTCGTCGCGGTCGGTAGGCGCAAGTTGCAGTATGGTGGATCACAAACTTGCGGCCAGTCTGTATCGCAAAGTTGGAGCTCAAATAGATGagagaggagaagaaaaaagtgTGTTCTAATAAGAcaaaatattaagaaaagaaaactcTTCAGCCTCTGCGGCGTTAAGGGATGTTTGTCTGCTGCGTCAGGTTCGGATGCGAAAAGCTTGTCGTTGGGATGCGCCGAGTTTTGCTTGCCTGCAGCCTTGAATATCGACGAGGGATGTGAAGAGACTCGCGTTGAAAATTAAAGCAAGCATGGAATCCgggggccgtggccgccaaTTCCAATCGCGCTAGGACATGCAACAATATTGATCCGACGCTAATGCTGCACACGCCCCTCTGATGCAGTGTGAACATAGTGCGCCTTTATCTTATCTTATCTTATCTGGCTCCAGGCACCAGGGGTTTTCACTACCCTAGACTTGCAAAAATGATTCCAAGTGCTGGATCAGATTCGCATTGAAAGTTGCCGAGAAATTCTTGAGACCAAAAGTATATTTTGACTATTGAACAACTCCTAGGATACAGATATGCCGGGACTTAATACCAGAGACAAGTACACTGGTCATCTCGCCTCAATGGAGTACGTCATCTCCGGTTCGGAGGCACAAGTCCGTGCCTTGTACCTTCGATTACATAATGCTACCTTTCCCATTCTAAAAGTGGTTGCTACTGTTACCAACACGCACTCACGTACAATATTCATTTTCTGGAAAAACCTTGCAACACAATAGTCCGCGACGAACCTGTACTACTGAATTGCCAAACGTGTCACACAAAGCACATCGCAGGCCGCAATGAGTGGAGAAGGTACGGCCTTCGTATACGGTATGAGCAAGTCATTATCCACCGGGAGGAGACACAGATGATGGCTAACACATGGTGCAGGCACTTTGGTGAGGCATGAAGGCTTCCTGACGATGAAAACGAACTAACATTTGTCAAGATGGCGCCAGAGATCTTCTTCAGCGTGTGCTACGGTGACCACAATCCATCTGCAGCAATCCGCGGCCTGCACACTTTTACACCCGCGATACTTGAAGATTATTGCCGTCACAGAGTACAATATGCAGATTATCCAGCAGCTGTTCCGGAAGCGGGACACAAAATACGCGGGATATATGTTACAGGATTGACGGATGCCAATATGGAAAAATTAGATTACTTTGAAGGCTCAGAATATGAGCGACGCATCGTCAAGGTACAAGTGCTTGTGAAAGATGGAGGCGAGGAAGTGCTAGGCCCAGAGAAGAGCGCGTCGGTATATGTTTTTTTGAAACCCGATGAGCTGGAGAGGGGTGAATGGGATTTTGAAGAATTTCGCCGGGAAAAAATGAAGCTCTGGACCCGTGGTGATTGGGCCTTTGGTACGTTTGTCTGCAATCGCGGAGATGATATTGCTAACGATTTGGAcaaagaagatgacgacaaaGCTGCAGTGAACGGCGTGGCTTAAGCGGCGACATCAATG harbors:
- the AIG2LD gene encoding AIG2-like protein D, translating into MSGEGTAFVYGTLMAPEIFFSVCYGDHNPSAAIRGLHTFTPAILEDYCRHRVQYADYPAAVPEAGHKIRGIYVTGLTDANMEKLDYFEGSEYERRIVKVQVLVKDGGEEVLGPEKSASVYVFLKPDELERGEWDFEEFRREKMKLWTRGDWAFGTFVCNRGDDIANDLDKEDDDKAAVNGVA